In Candidatus Gastranaerophilales bacterium, the following are encoded in one genomic region:
- the bioD gene encoding dethiobiotin synthase codes for MNIFVTGTDTDVGKTIITAGLAGVMQSLGYEMAVYKPVQTGCSIVKNKFTAPDLEVVKKVDSNIKTNSTYNFKPAVSPSLACDLNGSEINLNLILKDFTDMKEQADIVITEGAGGLMSPVYKKTLMADVAAFLKLPVLIVTKPYLGAINHTLLTIKAAQGYGLDILGVVMNLYPQGTKDMTIKTCAKYIKEISDIEILGVVPKLPAENGAVNPESLISAVLKNVDLTKVFRMEIPKLL; via the coding sequence ATGAATATATTTGTAACGGGAACAGACACTGATGTGGGTAAGACTATAATTACGGCGGGTTTAGCCGGGGTTATGCAGAGTCTTGGCTATGAAATGGCTGTTTATAAACCCGTGCAAACAGGCTGCAGCATAGTGAAAAATAAATTTACGGCGCCTGACCTTGAAGTTGTTAAAAAAGTGGATTCCAATATCAAGACCAATTCCACCTATAACTTTAAACCTGCTGTATCGCCGTCTTTGGCGTGCGATTTGAATGGCAGTGAAATTAATTTGAATCTTATTTTAAAAGACTTTACCGATATGAAAGAGCAGGCTGATATCGTTATAACAGAGGGAGCAGGGGGGTTGATGTCCCCTGTTTATAAAAAAACTCTTATGGCAGATGTGGCTGCCTTTCTTAAATTGCCTGTGCTTATTGTAACAAAACCTTATCTGGGGGCTATTAATCATACTCTTCTGACAATTAAAGCCGCTCAAGGCTATGGGCTTGATATTCTGGGAGTGGTTATGAATTTGTACCCGCAGGGAACAAAAGATATGACTATAAAGACGTGTGCAAAATATATTAAAGAGATTTCAGACATAGAAATTCTCGGCGTTGTACCTAAACTTCCCGCTGAAAACGGAGCGGTTAATCCCGAAAGTTTAATCAGCGCTGTTTTAAAAAATGTTGATTTGACAAAGGTATTTCGTATGGAAATACCAAAATTACTGTAA
- a CDS encoding VWA domain-containing protein, producing the protein MKKLIISRPLHKSEIFVKKRACVLVLLGILFFVLINAAFADVYKPQKTTAPYPHSPVLYGYQSTAPSYEEILIILDCSFSMADRLGAETKIQAAKRALNNVLNQIPSNIRLGLRIYGHKLTFLGIGSCTASELAVPIGPNNTQQIRNVVNALKPVGSTPIIYSIKQAVLYDFSPNAKKRIILISDGEETCDGDPCKYALTLVREYKDVKIDVIGFNLNNKNAINQLQCVALTTKANFYNANTAAELYNSLGKTLNVQKEVQGQIMF; encoded by the coding sequence ATGAAGAAACTTATTATATCAAGACCACTGCACAAGTCAGAAATTTTTGTTAAAAAACGGGCTTGTGTATTAGTCTTATTAGGGATTTTATTTTTTGTACTTATAAACGCAGCCTTTGCGGATGTATACAAACCCCAAAAAACAACAGCGCCGTACCCCCATTCTCCTGTTTTATACGGTTATCAAAGCACAGCGCCGTCTTATGAAGAAATATTGATAATTTTAGACTGTTCTTTCAGTATGGCAGACAGACTGGGAGCAGAAACCAAAATACAGGCAGCTAAAAGGGCTTTGAACAACGTACTTAACCAAATTCCTTCAAATATAAGGTTGGGATTGCGAATTTACGGGCATAAATTAACGTTTTTGGGGATAGGCAGCTGCACTGCTTCTGAATTAGCAGTACCTATCGGACCAAATAACACACAGCAAATAAGGAATGTGGTAAATGCACTAAAACCCGTCGGTTCCACACCTATTATTTATTCCATCAAACAGGCTGTTTTGTACGATTTTTCGCCAAATGCAAAAAAACGAATAATATTAATATCAGACGGTGAAGAAACCTGCGACGGCGACCCTTGCAAATACGCTTTAACTCTCGTAAGGGAATATAAAGACGTAAAAATCGACGTTATAGGCTTTAACCTAAACAACAAAAACGCGATAAATCAGCTGCAATGTGTTGCCCTGACTACAAAAGCAAATTTCTACAATGCCAATACCGCTGCTGAATTATACAACAGCCTCGGCAAAACATTAAACGTGCAAAAAGAAGTCCAGGGACAAATAATGTTTTAA
- the rfbA gene encoding glucose-1-phosphate thymidylyltransferase RfbA, with protein sequence MKGIILAGGAGTRLYPASIPISKILLPVYDKPMVYYPLSTLMQAGIKDILIISNPDDVLNFERLLGNGSQLGINIQYEIQPHPKGIAEAFIIAEKFIGEDSVALILGDNIFHGQNFEEQLKSAVKNNQGATVFGYTVKNPGQFGVVEFDKNMNVVSIEEKPQNPKSHYAVVGLYFYNNEVVKIAKSLNPSARGELEITDLNNVYLKNHNLKIEILGRGFAWLDTGTHDTLLQASNFIQSMELTKGEKIGCLEETAISEGFITKAELLKRINPNYKNEYLDYIKNLPE encoded by the coding sequence ATGAAAGGTATAATTTTAGCAGGGGGCGCAGGCACAAGGCTTTATCCGGCATCCATTCCGATTTCCAAGATATTATTGCCCGTTTATGACAAACCGATGGTGTATTATCCGCTATCAACGCTTATGCAGGCAGGTATTAAAGATATATTGATAATCTCAAACCCTGATGATGTTTTGAATTTTGAACGCTTGCTGGGTAACGGTTCTCAGCTTGGTATTAATATTCAGTATGAAATTCAACCGCACCCTAAAGGCATAGCGGAAGCCTTCATTATTGCCGAAAAATTTATCGGCGAAGATAGTGTAGCTTTGATACTTGGTGATAATATTTTCCATGGTCAGAACTTTGAAGAACAGCTTAAATCTGCTGTGAAAAACAATCAGGGAGCAACGGTTTTTGGCTATACAGTCAAAAATCCGGGGCAGTTCGGTGTTGTAGAGTTTGATAAAAATATGAACGTTGTATCCATAGAGGAAAAACCCCAAAATCCAAAATCACATTACGCTGTAGTAGGTTTGTATTTCTATAACAATGAGGTTGTAAAGATAGCCAAGTCGCTGAACCCTTCTGCAAGAGGCGAGCTTGAAATTACCGACCTGAACAATGTTTATCTCAAAAATCATAACCTTAAAATAGAAATCCTGGGCAGGGGCTTTGCATGGCTTGATACAGGAACTCATGACACCCTTTTGCAGGCAAGTAACTTTATTCAATCGATGGAACTTACCAAAGGTGAAAAAATCGGCTGCCTTGAAGAAACGGCTATTTCTGAGGGGTTTATTACAAAAGCAGAACTCTTGAAGAGAATTAATCCAAACTATAAAAACGAATATTTGGATTATATTAAAAATCTTCCCGAATAA
- the aepY gene encoding phosphonopyruvate decarboxylase, with protein MQVKDFFDCLVKNKIEFFCGVPDSLLKPFCAYIQDNVTAEKNIITANEGNAIALASGHYLASGNPALVYMQNSGLGNCVNPLLSLTDDEVYNIPVLMLIGWRGEPGKKDEPQHIKQGKVTAGLLETMGIKYEILPVDFNKAQKSVSNAVNYMAETLKPYAFIVQNGTFEEYTLVNKVKNEFEMTREEAVSYITAHLKDDDVVVSTTGQISRELYEYREAQGQGHKKDFLTVGSMGHSSSIALGIALEKPEKRIFCFDGDGAALMHLGAVPVIGSLGVKNFKHIIFNNEAHVSVGAQPTCARKVDIPELFSSCGYKNFYSVKTKKELEQVLSLFLKVEGPAVLEVKVNTKARKDLGRPKEKPCENKELFMSFLSENKTFLGRNSLENLPSLLEANSAKRVLVFTGKKSFEPFRKEFDNFLKNIETVYYNDFSLNPKATEVDAAVSKTGDKFDMIIAVGGGSVIDFAKLYKFAVDNKVSVLKYFDEPFDNIINKTKLVAIPTTAGTGSEATKFAVLYIDGVKYSLENNAILPDYAIVDSRFLKDTPRYVKATCALDAYCQAIESFWSVNSTQTSLEYATEAILLARDYIEKFVNTDDDEAMGKMALASNLAGKAINISKTTAAHAISYTLTSKYDIPHGHAVALSIAKLCCFNADINVENVQDKRGAEFVKSQLKSLYELIGTDKPCEYFKNLFENIGIEYDLTKLGAVDTCYVVNSVDKARLSNNPKKLSEKELMAIFDIDR; from the coding sequence ATGCAGGTTAAAGATTTTTTTGACTGTTTGGTTAAAAATAAAATCGAATTTTTTTGCGGCGTGCCTGATAGTTTGCTTAAGCCTTTTTGTGCTTATATTCAGGATAATGTAACCGCTGAAAAAAATATAATAACCGCAAACGAAGGAAATGCCATAGCCCTTGCCTCGGGTCATTATTTAGCAAGCGGCAATCCCGCACTTGTTTATATGCAAAACTCGGGACTGGGAAATTGCGTTAACCCCCTGCTTTCTCTTACTGATGATGAAGTTTATAACATCCCTGTTTTAATGCTCATAGGCTGGAGAGGGGAGCCCGGGAAAAAAGATGAGCCGCAGCATATCAAGCAGGGTAAAGTTACCGCCGGTTTGCTTGAAACAATGGGGATTAAATATGAAATATTACCAGTTGATTTCAATAAAGCACAAAAAAGCGTATCAAATGCCGTGAATTATATGGCAGAAACCTTAAAGCCTTATGCTTTTATTGTGCAAAACGGAACTTTCGAAGAATACACTCTTGTAAATAAGGTAAAAAACGAGTTTGAAATGACAAGAGAAGAGGCTGTTTCGTATATAACAGCTCATCTAAAGGATGACGATGTTGTAGTCTCTACCACAGGGCAAATTTCAAGAGAGCTTTATGAATATCGTGAAGCTCAAGGGCAGGGACATAAAAAGGATTTTCTAACCGTAGGTTCAATGGGGCATTCTTCTTCAATAGCGTTAGGTATTGCCCTTGAAAAGCCTGAAAAGAGGATTTTTTGCTTTGACGGCGACGGCGCCGCTTTAATGCACTTAGGCGCGGTACCTGTTATCGGTTCTCTTGGAGTTAAGAACTTTAAACACATTATTTTTAACAACGAGGCTCACGTTTCGGTTGGTGCGCAGCCGACTTGTGCGAGAAAAGTTGATATCCCCGAACTTTTTTCATCCTGCGGGTATAAAAATTTTTACAGCGTAAAAACAAAGAAAGAACTTGAGCAGGTATTGTCTTTATTTTTGAAGGTAGAAGGACCTGCTGTTTTAGAAGTCAAAGTTAATACTAAAGCCCGAAAGGATTTAGGCAGACCGAAAGAAAAACCTTGCGAAAACAAAGAACTTTTTATGTCTTTTTTAAGCGAGAATAAAACTTTTTTGGGGCGAAATTCCCTTGAAAATTTACCATCTTTGCTTGAAGCAAATAGCGCCAAAAGGGTTCTTGTTTTTACGGGTAAAAAATCCTTTGAACCTTTTAGGAAAGAGTTTGATAACTTTTTAAAAAATATAGAAACTGTTTATTATAATGATTTTTCGCTCAATCCTAAGGCAACCGAAGTTGATGCTGCTGTTTCAAAAACGGGTGATAAATTTGATATGATAATAGCTGTCGGCGGCGGCAGCGTGATAGATTTTGCAAAACTGTATAAATTCGCAGTAGATAACAAAGTTTCTGTTCTTAAGTATTTTGACGAACCTTTTGACAATATTATAAATAAGACTAAACTTGTTGCGATACCTACTACCGCGGGAACAGGCTCTGAAGCTACAAAATTTGCCGTACTTTACATAGACGGAGTGAAATATTCTCTCGAGAATAATGCAATATTGCCTGATTATGCTATAGTTGACAGCAGATTTTTAAAAGATACCCCGCGGTATGTAAAGGCAACGTGTGCTTTGGATGCGTATTGTCAGGCTATAGAATCTTTTTGGTCCGTTAACTCTACACAAACAAGCCTTGAATATGCAACAGAGGCAATACTTTTGGCAAGAGATTATATAGAAAAGTTTGTGAATACGGATGATGATGAAGCTATGGGAAAAATGGCACTTGCTTCAAACCTTGCGGGCAAAGCGATTAATATTTCAAAAACTACAGCCGCCCATGCTATTTCTTATACTTTGACATCTAAGTACGATATCCCTCACGGGCATGCGGTTGCTTTGTCTATTGCTAAACTTTGCTGTTTTAATGCTGATATTAACGTTGAGAATGTTCAGGATAAAAGAGGGGCTGAATTTGTAAAATCACAACTAAAAAGCCTTTATGAACTGATTGGTACTGATAAACCATGTGAATATTTTAAAAATTTATTTGAAAATATCGGTATAGAATACGACTTGACAAAACTGGGTGCGGTAGATACGTGTTATGTCGTTAATTCTGTAGATAAAGCAAGATTGTCTAATAACCCTAAAAAGCTCTCTGAAAAAGAACTTATGGCTATATTTGATATTGACCGCTAG